Proteins co-encoded in one Papaver somniferum cultivar HN1 chromosome 5, ASM357369v1, whole genome shotgun sequence genomic window:
- the LOC113278906 gene encoding uncharacterized protein LOC113278906: MVRQLFQTGYILKEINATNISLIPKTKNKQFPYDLRPIALCNTSYKIISNILSSRMKKVMNKIISPLQAAYVPGRQISDNIQLAREIIHAMKKKSEEKNYLALKLVMSKAFDRLEWSFLRDVMLQMGFCEEWCNLIMQCLSTTKISILLNGAPCNTYYPSRGIGHGDPLSPYLFIIVMEAFSRKLYTAEQNHQIEGIKIAPNAPPISHLFFADDCLLFANADLLNVNNLLQIIEDFGAASGQMVNFSKSIVHFSINVPQRFCRILSRRLKVPSMNPNEKYLGIPLLIGKNKKQCFEHLQDKVKNKLSIWGSSTLSQCGKSQQIRTVTNTIPAYTMSCLQIPMEIINNINVMQRDFWHKDIGGQGFRYLKILNQAFLVRAAWRICTNYDAQWVQCMSAKYFPGTSLLHANKKTDCSWDWKGMDSPPTPRQDITDSEDYIWVEDLFLPNRRQWNEDLIYHLFQPDTAAFILQMRVPIASTDKLISKMTKNGSFTLKSAYKKLFENSLGNVQVSNFIQNTNLSWKDEHIMHVLFSCSFSRAVWMMVPGGSGFIAAATNNGFETMFENWYNQSLLQNAQSDWLNLAMVITWSNWRGSLAKCYAGVANSEKEECLALLDATIWSKELQISHIVIQTDLKNIEGYISNNSPVIAWDNETLLLDAIVILNTNLFSWKCHFIPRVCNKPADELAKFSRKFRVERVWSDIPPTVIETQLSYDSTNLST, from the exons ATGGTTAGACAATTATTTCAGACAGGTTACATACTCAAGGAGATAAATGCTACAAATATTTCTTTGATTCCAAAAACCAAAAACAAGCAGTTTCCTTATGATCTTAGACCAATTGCTCTTTGCAATACTTCTTATAAGATCATTTCAAATATTCTTTCTTCAAGAATGAAAAAAgtgatgaataaaattatttcacCATTACAAGCTGCTTATGTCCCAGGTAGACAAATATCAGACAATATTCAGTTGGCACGGGAAATCATTCATGCCATGAAGaaaaaaagtgaagaaaaaaattatCTAGCTCTCAAACTAgttatgtcaaaagcttttgataggctTGAATGGTCTTTTTTAAGGGATGTTATGCTACAGATGGGCTTCTGTGAAGAATGGTGCAATTTAATTATGCAGTGTCTCAGTACTACAAAGATCTCAATTCTACTCAATGGTGCTCCTTGCAATACTTATTATCCTTCAAGAGGAATTGGACACGGTGATCCTCTATCACCCTATCTCTTTATCATTGTTATGGAAGCTTTCTCTAGAAAGCTGTATACAGCTGAACAGAATCATCAAATTGAGGGGATAAAAATAGCTCCAAATGCTCCTCCTATCTCCCAtttattctttgcagatgattgtctgtTGTTTGCTAATGCTGACTTATTGAATGTCAATAATCTTCTTCAAATAATAGAAGATTTTGGAGCTGCTTCAGGGCAAATGGTTAACTTCAGTAAATCCATTGTCCATTTTAGCATCAATGTACCACAAAGATTCTGTAGAATACTGTCAAGAAGGCTCAAGGTTCCAAGCATGAAcccaaatgagaaatatttgggCATTCCTCTCTTAATTGGTAAAAATAAGAAGCAATGTTTTGAGCACCTTCAAGACAAGGTCAAAAACAAATTATCCATTTGGGGAAGCAGCACTTTATCTCAATGTGGAAAGTCTCAACAAATAAGAACAGTCACTAATACAATTCCTGCCTATACAATGAGTTGTCTGCAGATTCCTATGGAGATCATTAACAACATCAATGTTATGCAAAGGGATTTCTG GCATAAGGATATTGGTGGTCAAGGTTTTAGATACTTGAAGATTTTGAATCAAGCTTTTCTTGTAAGGGCAGCATGGAGAATATGCACAAACTATGATGCACAATGGGTTCAATGTATGTCTGCAAAATACTTTCCTGGTACAAGCTTGTTACATGCTAACAAGAAAACTGATTGCTCTTGGGATTGGAAGG GTATGGACAGTCCACCAACACCAAGACAAGATATTACAGACAGTGAAGATTATATTTGGGTAGAGGACTTATTTCTGCCAAATAGAAGACAGTGGAATGAGGACTTAATTTATCATCTGTTTCAGCCTGACACTGCTGCTTTTATTCTGCAAATGAGAGTTCCCATTGCTTCCACCGATAAACTTATCTCGAAGATGACTAAAAATGGCAGCTTTACTCTTAAATCTGCTTATAAAAAGCTTTTTGAAAACAGTTTGGGAAATGTGCAAGTCTCAAATTTCATTCAAAACACAAATCTCAGTTGGAAG GATGAGCACATAATGCATGTTTTGTTTAGTTGTTCTTTCTCCAGAGCAGTATGGATGATGGTTCCAGGTGGCAGTGGATTTATTGCTGCAGCAACGAATAATGGGTTTGAGACAATGTTTGAAAACTGGTATAATCAAAGTTTGCTACAGAATGCTCAAAGTGATTGGCTGAATTTGGCCATGGTGATTACTTGGA GTAACTGGAGGGGAAGCCTTGCTAAATGCTATGCAGGAGTAGCTAACTCAGAGAAAGAAGAATGTCTTGCTCTCTTGGATGCAACTATATGGAGTAAAGAGTTGCAAATATCTCACATTGTGATACAGACGGATCTGAAGAACATTGAGGGTTATATCAGCAACAACTCTCCTGTCATTGCCTGGGATAATGAAACACTTTTGCTTGATGCCATAGTTATTTTAAATACCAACTTGTTCAGTTGGAAATGTCACTTCATTCCTAGAGTTTGTAATAAACCTGCTGATGAATTAGCAAAATTCAGCAGGAAGTTTAGGGTAGAAAGAGTATGGTCTGACATTCCACCTACTGTCATTGAAACTCAATTGTCTTATGATTCTACAAACCTCAGTACTTAA